Proteins from a single region of Actinomycetota bacterium:
- a CDS encoding ABC transporter permease: MTRSLRLLTVGLVTLALAILIVAVTGESPMATYRALLFESLGDGKRIAMTAARVLPILGVGGAAWLSLRAGIFNIGQEGQLALGGLTAAVVGAAISLPGVVAIPTTLAVSALAGALLAILGGYLEIRYRVPILISTLLLNFIAVGAVSYLVNFTFQEGGSLGGQTIPVRESVRIPRLVAGTTLGYGVFIILAVVAATAVLVNRTRFGYRLRMMGANRDFAEASGIDIKSTTYVVLGLSGSIAALTGAVVILGVHYRYADGVLTTAGVAWTGILAAILAGRRAWVLVLTSAFFGILASGAAGIERATNVPFEFIAILQATIILMMTVQVGLAAKSKPVG, from the coding sequence GTGACGCGGTCGCTCCGACTGCTTACGGTAGGTCTTGTCACGCTGGCGCTGGCGATCCTCATCGTTGCCGTGACGGGGGAGAGCCCGATGGCCACCTATCGCGCTCTGTTGTTCGAGTCACTCGGCGATGGGAAACGAATTGCCATGACGGCAGCACGGGTTCTTCCGATCTTGGGGGTTGGCGGTGCGGCCTGGCTTTCACTTCGTGCCGGGATCTTCAACATAGGCCAAGAAGGTCAACTCGCATTGGGAGGACTGACTGCAGCCGTGGTCGGTGCAGCGATAAGCCTGCCTGGAGTTGTCGCCATCCCGACGACACTTGCGGTGAGCGCTCTTGCTGGAGCACTGCTCGCAATCCTCGGTGGATACCTGGAGATCCGGTACCGCGTTCCGATCCTGATCAGCACGTTGCTGCTGAACTTCATCGCGGTCGGCGCCGTGTCGTACCTCGTCAATTTCACGTTCCAGGAAGGCGGATCCCTCGGCGGGCAAACAATTCCGGTCAGGGAATCGGTGCGCATTCCTCGCCTGGTCGCCGGTACGACACTCGGCTACGGCGTCTTCATCATCTTGGCGGTCGTGGCAGCAACTGCAGTATTGGTGAACCGGACGAGATTCGGCTATCGGCTCCGGATGATGGGTGCCAATCGCGATTTTGCTGAAGCATCCGGTATCGATATCAAAAGCACGACCTACGTCGTCCTCGGCCTTTCGGGCTCGATTGCCGCGCTGACAGGAGCGGTCGTGATCCTCGGTGTCCACTATCGCTACGCGGATGGTGTCCTCACAACTGCCGGCGTCGCGTGGACTGGCATCTTGGCGGCAATCCTTGCGGGCCGCCGAGCGTGGGTTCTCGTGTTGACGAGCGCCTTCTTCGGCATCTTGGCGTCTGGTGCCGCCGGTATCGAGCGAGCGACCAACGTACCGTTCGAATTCATAGCGATACTGCAGGCAACCATCATCTTGATGATGACGGTGCAGGTTGGCCTTGCAGCCAAGTCAAAGCCGGTTGGCTGA
- a CDS encoding ABC transporter permease: MEALLNPEILSTAVRALAPILLVALGGFISERAGIFNIALEGNMLIGAFAAVWGSYHFESAWAGVAVAVIAGATYSLLLAVIVVSFDGDEFVAGVALNLAAIGITGFLLRLLFDTRGSFDDPRILGLHAIRIPFIDGIPILGELLSGHSALIYLAIAMVPATHWFLEHHVIGLRIRGVGMHPDAAESLGVSATRMRYLALVLAGLLAGLGGAQLSIGQVTLFTGNMTAGRGWIAVVIVMLAFGSTLRVLTIGAAFTFIIAAGLRLQTSGLPVQLTAAIPFAATLLALVIVYSRQHARAYWLE; encoded by the coding sequence ATGGAGGCACTCCTCAATCCGGAAATCCTCTCCACGGCCGTTCGCGCCCTGGCTCCGATCCTGCTTGTCGCACTCGGCGGCTTCATCTCCGAGCGCGCGGGGATCTTCAACATCGCTCTCGAAGGCAACATGTTGATCGGCGCCTTTGCCGCGGTGTGGGGCTCATACCATTTCGAGAGCGCCTGGGCCGGCGTCGCAGTTGCAGTGATCGCGGGAGCGACGTACTCGCTACTCCTTGCCGTGATCGTTGTGAGCTTCGACGGTGACGAGTTCGTCGCAGGCGTCGCTCTCAACCTTGCCGCGATCGGCATTACGGGTTTCTTGCTGCGACTGCTCTTCGACACCCGGGGAAGCTTTGACGATCCCAGGATCCTCGGATTGCATGCGATCCGGATTCCCTTCATCGACGGTATCCCGATCCTTGGCGAGCTGTTGTCCGGCCACTCAGCCCTCATCTATCTGGCGATAGCCATGGTGCCGGCGACTCACTGGTTCCTCGAGCACCACGTCATCGGGCTACGAATACGCGGCGTAGGCATGCACCCGGACGCCGCCGAGTCGCTCGGGGTCAGTGCCACCCGTATGCGGTACCTCGCCCTTGTCCTGGCCGGCCTGCTGGCGGGTCTGGGCGGCGCCCAGCTATCCATCGGGCAGGTCACGCTCTTCACGGGAAACATGACGGCCGGACGCGGTTGGATCGCTGTGGTGATCGTGATGCTGGCCTTCGGCAGCACACTCCGGGTTCTGACGATCGGCGCGGCGTTTACGTTCATCATCGCGGCGGGACTACGTCTTCAGACCAGCGGTTTGCCCGTGCAACTTACCGCGGCGATTCCGTTTGCAGCAACCCTGCTTGCGCTCGTCATTGTCTACTCGCGCCAGCACGCCCGAGCATATTGGCTGGAATGA
- a CDS encoding enoyl-CoA hydratase/isomerase family protein, protein METLRLETDGPVTWVWLDRPERRNSFDQTTLTELRESFEMLDADETVGAVVLAARGPVFSAGFDVEWMLRLTAKTVRQELAGIRAVYDTIEGCSKPFIVAVDGPAVGGGLLLALTADIRLATERAGFGAPEVKIGIFPSLDLVPRLERIVGLGMAKRMVLTGDMISASEAEGSGLVGRLISPDSLLDEAGTLARDLADLPPMGVQTAKKAFAASRRPGHAEWEIDAFTRCWTSPEREPAMRAFLQSR, encoded by the coding sequence GTGGAGACCCTTCGACTCGAAACCGACGGCCCCGTCACCTGGGTGTGGCTCGACCGGCCCGAGCGTCGGAACTCGTTCGACCAGACCACCCTCACCGAGCTGCGCGAATCGTTCGAGATGCTGGACGCAGACGAGACCGTCGGCGCCGTCGTCCTCGCCGCTCGCGGACCGGTCTTCTCCGCCGGCTTCGACGTCGAGTGGATGCTGAGACTCACCGCCAAGACGGTCAGACAAGAGCTCGCGGGCATCCGGGCGGTCTACGACACGATCGAGGGGTGCTCGAAGCCGTTCATCGTCGCCGTAGACGGCCCGGCCGTGGGCGGCGGGCTGCTTCTCGCCCTCACCGCCGACATCCGGCTCGCCACCGAGCGGGCCGGCTTCGGCGCCCCGGAAGTGAAGATCGGGATCTTCCCCTCGCTGGATCTCGTCCCGCGTCTGGAGCGAATCGTGGGGCTGGGAATGGCAAAGCGCATGGTCCTGACCGGCGACATGATCTCCGCCTCCGAGGCCGAGGGCTCCGGGCTCGTCGGGCGCCTCATCTCACCAGACTCGCTACTCGATGAGGCGGGAACGTTGGCGAGAGATCTCGCAGACCTCCCTCCGATGGGCGTGCAAACAGCGAAGAAGGCGTTCGCGGCGTCGCGGCGTCCCGGACATGCCGAGTGGGAGATCGATGCGTTCACCCGTTGCTGGACGTCGCCGGAACGTGAGCCGGCAATGCGGGCGTTTCTGCAATCCAGATGA